The nucleotide sequence AAAAAGAGTATTAAGCAAGAGAAGTAGATAAAAAGggcgaaaaggaaaaaaaaaagagaagtagAAACATTTAATGGGGAAAATCTTGTAAGAGAGGTAGGAAAGGggagaaaaaagagaaagaaagaaaaatggaaaaatcatGTAAGAGAGGTAGGAAAGGGGagaaaaaaaaggagaaagaaagaaaaataaatgtCAATGTCAGAAGGATCAGAACTTTCTGACGCCTTAGACAACTCGGCCATCCTGACTTGTTTGTTTTATTTCTTATCAGAATGTTTATTAGTGAATGTTTATTCCCACGCTGCGCCATCTGACCGTCCATTCAGAATCTACCAATCCAACGGTCCTGATCAGACACAAACCCTACTTCTCCTCTATAAAATCCTCCCCGCTCATCTCCCCAGCCAACCCTAATCCCCACCAAAACCCTAAACCCTCgctccccggcggcggcggcggcggctacaaGCTCTTCGTCGGCTCAGCACCATGAGGCCACCGGCTAGAGGTAACTAACCATAACCCCCATCCTTGTTTTTCCATGCATTGCCGCAGCCGGACTAAGACTTATTCCTTCGTTAAATCCTATAGGCGGGCGCGGCGGGAGGGGAGGCAGGTTCGATGGCGGCGGCCGTGGGGGCGGCGGTGGCCGGGGGTTTGGCGGTGGtagaggcggcggtggtggcaggggCGGGAGAGGTGGCAGGACGCCGAGGGGTGGCCGCGGTGACGGTGGCAGGGGCGGCCGCGGTGGTGGCATGAAAGGAGGGAGCAAGGCCGTCGTGGTTCCGCACAAGCACGCCGGTGTCTTCATCTCCAAGTCCAAGGAGGATGCGCTGTGCACCAAGAACATGGTCCCGGGAGAGTCTGTCTACGCAGAGAAGCGTGTCTCTGTTCAGGTTCGCTACTACTTATTTATGTCCCCTTCCTATTTTCTCCTTTTATTATTGGATAGATATTGCTTGTGTGTAGTACGAATGAGCTAGATATTACTTGTGTGTACTACGAATGAGCTGACCTGTTTTACATAGTCGACTGCTGCGTTTTCAATAATTCTGTATATTGTCAGAGGTCAACTCTTCTGTTTTTGTGTTATTTGTTTCTgttatcttgcgacaacattctGGGTTTGGAGCTCTGTAAATGATGATCTTACTCGGATTCCCCTTCAGGACATTTAAATGGATGATGCAAATTCGAGTTTCTGATGCCCTCGTGCCCAAATGATATGTAGATTGTTTAGTTTCCCTTTCCATTTCTAGGATAAATTACTGGTCTGAATAATTGTAATGCCGTAGTTTCTTAAACTCATCCATTGGGATTCGGTTGCAGGACTGATTTATTTCTACTGTTTGATTGTTTGGGCATTGTAGAGTGACGATGGAACAAAGGTTGAATACAGGCTTTGGAACCCCTTCCGTTCCAAGttggctgctgctgtgcttggTGGCATTGACAACATCTGGATTGTAAGTTGATTTGCTAATCTTGAATGTGCAAAAGTTCTATTTGCTTTCTTGTAAGTAGAATCTGTGGCGATGTTATAGCTGACAATTTGTTAATACGTTTAGGCTCCTGGTACTCGGGTGCTGTATCTTGGTGCTGCTTCTGGCACAACTGTTTCTCATGTGTCTGATATTGTAGGACCGGTGAGCTCTCTATCACAAAAGTCTCTTACTGATTCTTGGCTTTGTTTAGTCTGTTGTCTTAAGAATTTGGATGCTGTTGCAGGATGGACTGGTCTATGCTGTTGAGTTCTCTCACAGGAGTGGAAGAGACCTTGTCAACATGGCAAAGAAGAGGACCAATGTGATCCCCATTATTGAGGATGCCAGGCACCCGGCAAGGTACCGGATGCTGGTTGGCATGGTTGATGTTATCTTCTCTGATGTTGCACAGCCAGACCAGGTATTCCTATCATTTCCTTGCGGCCAGGTGTCTGAATCACTGGACTGTCACATTGTTGAATTGAGTGTTGTTTACTTCCCTGCCTTTATGTTCTCTTGATTCTGATTTGGCAATATTGGGCTTAGCAAATGATGAGCATACTCGGATTCCCCTTCAGGACATCAATTGGATGATGCAGATTCGAGTTTCTGATGCCTGTTGTGCTCAATGCCAAACTTTTATCTTTATTACTTTTTTTTGCTATTTCCATTTCTTCTGTTTGCTTTCTTTATTATGTCACATTTGACGATCCAGCCTTTTTTTATGGTTCAGAATTCATGCTATAGCACATTACTTTTTATTGATTATTGATACATGTTTCTTGATAATCTTATTTGCTATGTTTGTCAACTTGGATTCATTATTTGGAGCCGGTAATGCCCTTCTATGTTAGAATCTTGAATCGTCTTTGTTTTTCACA is from Miscanthus floridulus cultivar M001 chromosome 7, ASM1932011v1, whole genome shotgun sequence and encodes:
- the LOC136464867 gene encoding rRNA 2'-O-methyltransferase fibrillarin 1-like, yielding MRPPARGGRGGRGGRFDGGGRGGGGGRGFGGGRGGGGGRGGRGGRTPRGGRGDGGRGGRGGGMKGGSKAVVVPHKHAGVFISKSKEDALCTKNMVPGESVYAEKRVSVQSDDGTKVEYRLWNPFRSKLAAAVLGGIDNIWIAPGTRVLYLGAASGTTVSHVSDIVGPDGLVYAVEFSHRSGRDLVNMAKKRTNVIPIIEDARHPARYRMLVGMVDVIFSDVAQPDQARILALNASYFLKNGGHFVISIKANCIDSTLPAEAVFAAEVEKLKADQFKPAEQVTLEPYERDHACVVGGYRMPKKQKATS